From the Micromonospora echinospora genome, the window CGCCGGGCGTCTGGAAGCTCGGCACCGGTGACACCGTGGCCTGGCCGTCGAACACCCAGGGCGGCGAGAAGAACACCGGTGTGGCCCAGATCGTCAAGCAGGCCAACGGCGGCATCGGCTACGTCGACCTGAGCGACGCCAAGGCCAGCCAGCTGACGTTCGCCGCGATCAAGAACAAGGACGGCCAGTACGTCGTTCCCTCGCTGGAGGGCACGACCGCCGGCCTGGAGGGCGCGGAGATCAAGGAGGACCTGAGCTACAACCCGCTCAACGCCGCCGGCGCCGCGTCGTACCCGATCACCGCCCCGACCTACATCCTGGTCAAGACCAAGTACGACGACGCCAAGAAGGCCGAGCTGGTCAAGGGCTTCGTGAAGTACATCCTCACCGACGGCCAGGAGCTGGCCAAGGACGTCGACTTCGCGCCGCTGCCCACCTCGCTCAAGGACAAGGCGCTCGCCCAGCTCGACAAGATCCAGGGCTGATCCGAGCCAGATCGCACAGGCACCGCCCACGGGGGACGGGAACCGCAGAGCCGGTCCCGTCCCCGCCGGGGTAGCCGCGCCGCCACTGGAGTGAAGGTGACCATCACAGAGAACAAACCCGACACCAGGCCGACCCTGACGCCACAGCGGGGCGGCCTTCTCGCCGATCGCGCCTTCTCCTGGTGGACGCTCGGCACCGGCCTGCTCGTCCTGGCCATCCTCGCGCTCATCCTGGTGACCACCGTCAAGGAGGCCTGGCCGGCCTTCACCGAGATGGGCCTGCGCTACGTCACCGAGGACACCTGGGATCCGAACCCGGGCACCGGCGAGGCCGTCTTCGGCGCGCTGGCCTTCATGTACGGCACCGCGATCTCCTCGCTGATCGCCCTGCTCATCGCCGTACCGGTGTCGATCGGCATCGCGCTGTTCATCACCGAACTGGCGCACCGCCGGCTGCGGAGCAGCGCGGTCACCGTGATCGACCTGCTGGCCGCCGTACCGTCGGTGGTGTTCGGTCTCTGGGGCGTCCTGGTGCTGGCGCCCAAGCTGGTGCCGTTCTACCAGTGGCTGCACGACGTCTTCGGCGGCGTGCCGGTGCTCGGCAGCGTCTTCGGCGAGGCGGCCAGCGGCCGGAACTTCATGACCGCCGGCCTGATCCTGGCGATCATGGTCACCCCGATCATCACCTCGATCTGCCGCGAGGTCTTCGGCACCGTCCCGCAGGCCGACAAGGACGCCGCCCTGGCGCTCGGCGCGACCCGCTGGGAGATGATCCGGGGCGCGGTCTTCCCGCACAGCTTCGGCGGCATCGTCGGCGCGGTCATGCTCGGCCTGGGCCGGGCGATGGGCGAGACGATCGCCGTCGCTCTGGTCATCGGTGGGGCCACCAACATCTCCGCGAACGTCTTCGAGCCGGGCAACACCATGGCCGCCGTGATCGTGCAGCAGTTCGGCGAGTCCACCGGCACCTTCACCGCCGCCCTGATCGGGCTCGGCGTCGTCCTCTTCGCGATGACCGTCGCGATCAACCTGACCGCCCAGGCCATCGTGCGCCGGGCGGAGGCCCGCATGAGGGGAGGCGTGGCGTGACCGCCACCGTCGAGCCCGGCACCCGTACCCCGGTCGTCCCCGACCTGTCCGGGCGCGCCCTGTCCGTCCGCCGTCGGATCGTCAACCACCTGGCCACCGGCGGCATCTACCTGACGGTGCTGCTCGCCGTGGTGCCGCTGGGCCTGGTCACCTGGACGGTGGTCAGCCGGGGCGGCGGGGTGATGAGCCTCGACTTCCTCAACGCCGACATCCCCAACTCGTACCGGCGGGAGGGCCCCGGCATGGGGCCGGCGATCGTCGGCACCCTGATCATCACCGGCATGGCCTCGCTGATGGCGATCCCGCTCGGCGTCTTCGGCGCGATCTACCT encodes:
- the pstC gene encoding phosphate ABC transporter permease subunit PstC, whose protein sequence is MTITENKPDTRPTLTPQRGGLLADRAFSWWTLGTGLLVLAILALILVTTVKEAWPAFTEMGLRYVTEDTWDPNPGTGEAVFGALAFMYGTAISSLIALLIAVPVSIGIALFITELAHRRLRSSAVTVIDLLAAVPSVVFGLWGVLVLAPKLVPFYQWLHDVFGGVPVLGSVFGEAASGRNFMTAGLILAIMVTPIITSICREVFGTVPQADKDAALALGATRWEMIRGAVFPHSFGGIVGAVMLGLGRAMGETIAVALVIGGATNISANVFEPGNTMAAVIVQQFGESTGTFTAALIGLGVVLFAMTVAINLTAQAIVRRAEARMRGGVA